The following DNA comes from Pristis pectinata isolate sPriPec2 chromosome 33, sPriPec2.1.pri, whole genome shotgun sequence.
CTTTGATgggccagagaaaacaatccaagtttgtccaacctctcctggacAAATAGTATGTAAATAGTAGGCAAATAGTATGTAAATAgtaggcaaatagtatgttggcctttgttacaaGAGAGTTTGAGTACAGAAGTCTTAATGCAAGATACTACAGTAGTTTTGTGCAGTTGTTGTTTGTCAGTGAATTGCATTTCTGCAGTTAGTGTGTGTAGTTGGTTACCGTAGAAGACGAAACAATTGCCCCTGCTCCATCTGTCCTTGCAGCTGTTACCTGATGGATGACTTGTTCTTTTAGAAAGGAACAAATGCTAGTGCAGGCTGTGTGGCCTCTCTTTGAAGTGTATAACACTCTTCCAGtgctcaacagggtagatgtgagGCCTCTTCCTGGtgtggagtctagaactggagagGTGGGGAGGTAAGCCACTTAGGTCTTCACAGAaaggatgaatctttggaattctatacctcagagggctgtagaggttcAATTGGTGATTGCATTGGAAGCTGAGATTAATGGATATCTGGATATtagagaaatcaagggatatggggacagagCAGGAAAATGACTGTTGAATGGTGAGCAGGCTTCTGGAATGAGTGGCCAattgctgcttctgtttcttgtgctgGCCCCTGTGCTATCTGAACATCTACCTGCAGACTGCTTTCTCTCCCAATGTCTGTATTGCTTGGTTCACGGTGCTGAAaactccattgacttcagtgagaTTTTCAATGCGTGACCATCTAGTCTCTGGAACAGAGAATGCCAAAGGTTCATAACTGACCCTAACTCCCGGTTCCAGACTCTCCAGCATTTCAGCATCTCTCTTGTCAAACTTTACTCACTTCATTAAGGAAAAAGTAGTCAAAAGCAAAATGCCACAGGTCCTGGGAATCAGCAGtagaatatgcaggaaatactcaaagTCAAGCTGCAAGCGCTAAggctgatgacatttcatcaccatttctgatagaagtttctctctctataggtgctgcctgacctgccaagtgtttccagaactttATTTCAGATAAGAGAAAGATGATGGATTAGCATGGTATATTCCTGTTGTCCTAcagtgctttatagccaatgaagttctATGAAAGTGTAGTCAGTGTGGTATAGTCTCTCATTGTTTGAGTCCTAAACAATCCAGTCCAGTTCTACTCTCTCATCATCATCCCACGCATTCCCTTCTGGACAAGTCAATAGTGACCAACCCCTCTCGTCGTgcttcagttcaagggcaaagcAGGAAGACAAATCGAGGACACGCAGCTGATGCTGACCGCTTGGTTAATACAAgcaagaaggaaagaaggaagcaaTTGGAGAGGATTCGCAGACAACAGGGAAGGAACAAGGCTACCGTCAAAGGGAAAATAGTTAAATCAGCTCTGGGTAAGTGATAGGTTTATGTCCCTGAATCCCTGCAttgctctgtgtaaagaaatttcttagcTTTGAGAGTCCAGCTACAGATGGGAAAAGGCCTTCCAGCCCCAGACACATTCCACTGTTTTAGTTGCATTGGATGCATTGCTACTCGGCTGAAGTGCTGCTTTGAGGGAATGGGACTATGTGGTCTGAAAGGCTAATTCTCTTTCATTTATTTATGGATTGGGTTACCAGGACTTATTTCCCAGCATCACTGGCCTTTGGATTGACCAGGTTGTTGGAGCATTTCAAGAGTGCCATTAAAATCAGCCGCTTTGTTGGTCGGAAGCCACATCTGGACCAGATGGGTACGGGCAGGAGTttcccttctctgaaggacattaatgaagatAAGTGATAATCTGGTGGCTTCGTGGCTAGCATTACTGAAACTAGctgtttattccagattccaaaccatTTAAAATCTTATTATTTTTTCAACATTCTTAATTAATTGGTTGGttattaattaataaaaaaaattaagtcattttaaatccaaaccaggttaacagaattagcttccccATAGCAAGATTTAAAATACTGCCTCCTCTAGATTACTAGTGTGGCAGTCCTGGTAGTGCAGGGGTTAAACTGCCTGTCTGGCAAACCAGAGGCGGGACCCAAATTCCAATCCCACCCTGGCTTCTGTGGAATTTAGCTTCAAGACACCCAACAATAACATGGGATTAAACAACAGCTGGTTTTAGTAATGATGATCATAAAAACAATTGgattgtaaaagcccatctggttcactgtccTGAtgaggaaacctgccatccttgcccagtcTGGTCTATTTgtgaccccctcccacaccatgcGAAGGGCTCGTAAATGGCTACTCACTTGTAGGTGACTCACCACTTCTGCCTCAAGGGCAGGCGGGGATGAGcagtgaatgctggccttgcctgcaatGTCCAGAACCAGAAAACTAGATCCACAGATTCATACAGTAGGGAAAcgggccactcggcccatcatgtccgtgccgaccagtgggcacccatctgtattgattgtatcttccagcacttggcctgtactCGTCTATACCTGCCCAATTCCTCAGCTTGACATTTCTTAACATTGCAAgtacaccactctctgggtgaagaacctccccccacccccccccccacccgaatcccctctaaacctcctgcccctcaccttaaatctatgcccactacctttatctgcctctgataatggggaaaagcttcctgcagtctaccctatctatatccatcATAATTTTCCCTCAGTCATGACCCCACTTAATCTCCTCCGCTCCAGACCCAGACTCTCCCCATAAcggaaacgctccatcccaggcaacaccctttgaaatcttctccacatcctttccagcgccatcagatttctcctAAATAAACAAAATGGTTTCACACTCCAATACATGGAGATGGTACAACATTCAGACTGGTGTTTCAGCTGATCCAATTGAAATTTCACCTGGGGCTTTGGAGTTGGCTTAATCCTGCGGGAGGTGAAGGTTCTGACTGTTCCTGACCACCTCAGAGACTGCTCGTGGAGAGGATTAGTTACAGTGCAGGTAACTAGCTACTCCAGCAGGTGTGCTGTTTGCTTTCACACCATAGTAACCAGCCCAACCGTGCTGCTGCTGGCTGGTTCTGGCTCAGGCTGTCACTGTGCATTCTTAACAGAAAGCATGTGATGATGCTGTTGTCGAGTTTCGTATGGATTTGATACCAGGTAACCAGCAGCTGCAGAGTTGTGTTCTAAATAAGGAATCAGTGACCTCACTCAGtataaaactccacacagaatgtccagcacaaacacaGTCCATTCAAACTGCCCCTTGATGGTGTTTCTGCTCCACCCACACttttcctcccaccaccaccaccaccccccccccccccccaccaccatattTCTAGcatgaaaaacaaactgcaggtcaggtagcaaagggatggtcaacgtttcaggttaagaccctgctTCGGAActgtgtactgttctatttctTCAGTCTTTAtttctttccagcatttcccttgACCCCTCTTTGTGGCAACAATTTCTCTCTTTCAACCACAACCTCTTAAGTTACATACTAGTTTCATTAGTAATAAACTTTCTATCTCCTGATCTTGGTTTCTATCCTGTCTCTCCccacaacatggaaacaatttTCTTAAACCTTCTAAGTCCTTCATAATCTGAAGGACCTCAGCCCCTTCTCGAGAacagattcaagattcaagaattctttatttgtcattgtattgttgcaacaacaacacaacgagattatgATGGCACTCCCtcgcctaataaaaaccaaaacagtaaattaataagagcaattataactataaaataaaacaaacatacttacacaaatataaagtatataaaaaaataaaaaggcagtgtgcaaatgaaccatgataataataatgataatcagcagcatatcaatatcaatatattaaataacaccatgatgagtccagctggTAAAGGGGGAAAGACataatatgtgtatgtatgtatgtatgtataggaggtgtcagtccatgttcaacaatttaacagctttgggaaaaaaagctgtgtttcagtcttgtgtgtgcatgtattgtcctgtatcgcttaccagaggggagtaatttaaaaaggtagtgagcagagtgagctggttctcgaatgatgtttaaagccctgctccgataTCGaacctgatagatgtcctccatcgctggtaactgagtcccaatgatgttttgggccgtcttgatgaccctctgcagagccttctgctccttcctagtgcagctggcatgccaagcagtaatgctgtatgtcaggatgctctccaccgcacaccagtagaagttcaccagaatgttctgagacagtctggctctcctcaatttcctcaaaaaatagaggcattTCTGTGCCTTCGTAATGACAGCTGaagtgtgtattgcccaggaacaGATGTGGGCAAGAGTACAGTGTGGCCAATAGATCAGCCCCTGGTGCTTGTTCCTGATTTCAGAGCTAATGAGTCTTGTTTGCCTTCACAGAGGAGTACAGGAAAAATAGAGCAGCTGATCATACAGAGGAAAATCTCCAGTATATGCTTGGCTCCAAATTCCTAACTGAGAGCAGCGTTACTGAGAAGGTGTGTATATTGAATGCATCTTTGCTGTCCGTCTCCCGGCTCTGCTGGGAGGTTAAAGTCCCACACAGAAAGGAAACCTTGAATCTGTTAATGGATCGTTGGAAATTGGGGCTTGAGTTTGATGAGGCTCAAGGAAGGATTGGAATCTTAATATCTGGGTTTCTCGGtgcattcaagtttattgtcatgggcagacatacccAAGGGTATAAAAGTCATGAAAatcagccttttgcagcagcagtgcagtacatttcaaacataaattacataaattatacataacttatacaacataataaacaaaaacaacatAACGACAtttgtgcaagttgagggaaatatagtctgaggtagaattagggttcaCCTCTCCCCACTGAGTCCCAGGgttgtgggttcgaatcccactccagaaacttgatcACATCacaaagggagtgctgcactattgaGAGTGCTGTCTTCCATTGAGGTTAAACCTTTGACCCTCCTTATGTACTCTCTGATGAGGGTACTATTTTGACATAGAGAAGGGAGGTTCTTCCTGTGTCatggacattttttttctcaaaataaaGTCAGTTTAAGCACTATTTGATCATTGTCACGCTGCTGTTTGTGAGAACTTGCTGAGCACACGTGACTCTCATTTCTGACATCacaaagtgactgcacttcacaTGTGCCACATTGCGGTTGTCAGGTTGTAATAGGTTTGAAGTAAattcagaaacttttttttcattgttgcCTCCTCAGGACTCAAGGTGCACCATTGTGATCTGACTCCAGAGGGGATGTCAGTGCATAACTGCGATGGGTTCGTTAATTGGTCTTGGTTCTGCACCATTCACAGCCCCAGTGTAGCTGGACTGATCGTGTCTCTGTTGTGCAATGCCTTTTGGCAGTTTCTCAAGTTAAAGAAGTTTATGCATGTTTTGTCATGCATACTAGTGTGTTACTTCCAGATATAAGAAAACCTGAGTGGGTAATATCTTCCACACTGATGCGGTTCTGTATCAACAAGAACAGGACTTGATTACATTCTAGTCAATATTCTGTTCACCCTCTTCAAGACCTATGGAGAAATAGGAATGGGGCTAATCCAAATTCTTTATGTTACATATTTCCTTCTCTTCTGCCATACAGTTCAGAGATTCTGTGAATGTTGCTACAAAAATACAATGCGGCTGTGGTTTCTGCCCAACACCCAAGTTGGCAGAAAGTATTTCTGTGACTAATATCTCTGTGTAAACTTATAATGCTGGTGGCCTGCCTTGTTCGTAGGTTCTGACATACAATCAAGGAAGGAAAGCAAAGGATCGTCCGAAGGAAAAGAAAGTGAAGAAAGAAGAAACAAGTATTTTCTCAGAGAGCGATTTTAAGAAGTTTCAAAGAGAGTATTTTGGGACATTCTAAACTTGACAGCAGGTTGAATTTTGTTGAATTGTAAGGAGAATGGGGCAGCTGCACAGAGCTGGTGAGGAGAGACCACATCGCTGCTTCACACACGGCACCTACCCCCACCTGCTCAACACCTTACGGTGACAGTTGTGGTGGGACTGATGGATAAAGCCAAAAGAAAAATCCTGCAGGTGCTGGGCATCtaagataaaatgctggaaacactcagcaagtcaggcagtatctgtggagagagatgaatTTAACGCTTCAGGCTGGTGATTCTACATCAGGAcggaaacctgaaatgttaactctttttctctccaagGTGCTTCTTGACTTGAGGATTTCTCACCTTTTCTGTTTTTCACTGATacggttttgtgtgtgtgtgcggtgaGAACAGAATGAAGGCATAGCTCCTGAAATTGAGATCTAACTGCGTCTTCTGTCATTGTCCAGTAATTACAGTAACATCACTGGATTAATAGTTGCAGCAATGATTCGCCATTGCGCAGTTGTTAAACTGTCACTGGATCATGCAAAATTATGCAATAAGTGATTGCAGCAAGTGTCATTGAAGCAACCTGTGGTACCATTACTTTGCACTCAGCACTACAAGATATTGCTGGCCATCCGAAGCACCGGCTGTATCACCCGTTCATCAGTCAGTGGCCGAGTCGTATGGGCCAGGAAGCCCAGACCAGAACTGCATCCTTTGCTGAATTAGATGACCTTGTTTGTTGCACTGCTTCTTTCTTTGATGAGTGAGCATTAAAGTGGTGAAAACAAATTAAGATTCCTACGAAATGCTTTCCAGCCAATCAAAGCGATGCTGGTTGTGGGAGTGCCTAGTCACCCTGCTGCATTTCCCTCTTCTCACAGATGAGTATCACCCTGACTCTTTTCGGGGGATGTACATGAGTGGTGCTGGAATCCAACTGAGGTGAAGGCAGTGCTTGTTTAGCTGAGGTGCTTCACTTTCCGTCACCAAGAGtaatagtattggtttattatcgtcacttctaccgaggtgcagtgaaaaacttgtcttacataccaatcgtacagatcaattcattacacagtgcattgaggtagtgcagggtaaaaacaataacagtacagagtaaagtgtcacagctacagaggaagtgcattgcaggtagacaataaggtgcaagatcataacaaggtagattgtaaggtcaagagtccatctcatcgcataagggaacagTTCGAtattataacaatgggatagaagctgtccttgagcctggtggtatgtgccctcaggcttctgtatcttctgcctgatgggagaggagagaaaagagagtgacccaggtgggtggggtctttgattatgctggctgcttcaccaaggcagtgagaggtatagacaagagtccatggaggagaggttggtttccgtgacgcgctgggctgtgtccacgactctgcagtctcttgtagtcccgggcagagcagttgctgtaccaaaccatgatgcatccagataggatgctttctatggtgcatcgataaaagttggtgagtgccaaagtcccagggagatggtgtccactgtagacctgtttcggcaataggcaaattgcagtgggttgaggttttctgggaggctggagttaatgcatgccacaacagcctctcgaagcatcatgatggtggatgtcagagccaccagctGGTTGTCTAatgcacattaccttgtttttcttagttaAGCTGGCCAATCAGAAGGATACACCTGACagggtagtgagtgaaccaacacgaGAGAGCTACCTACCTACTTGACCTAGTCCGCACTGATCTATCTAAGGCAGATCCATATGTCAATGAAAGCagtggtagaagtgaccacagcacagtccttgtggagacaaagtctggTCTTTGTACTGTGGACACCTGCAATTGTGCTCAGTAGAAAAAACTCAGAACAGAAATGGCAGGTTAATACTGGGCATCCTTGAGGTTCTGTAGACCAAGTGTAGCcctcacagctcagcatatcCCTTGCTCTACTGTTGTAATCAAGCCACAGAATCAACCTGAGTAAAATGGGGACTGGGAGGGCTTGTCGGGAACAGCACCCAGTAAAACtgaggcagcaccctggtgaagcAACTACAGCGTTACAGCAAAACCACATGCAaaagacagagctaagcaatgcACAACTAACAGATcacatcaaagctctgcagtcctttatCTGGCCCTGATGGTCATGGATAATCAAACTGCTAACAGGGGAAGTGACTCCAACAGCACTCCCACCTTCAGTGCAATAGACAAGGCAGAGGCATTCACAACCACATTTAGCCAGAGGAGCCGTGGCTTCCTACCATTACAGAAGCCAGTTTTAGGCCAACTTGATTCACTCCACTTGAAATGTCTGGGAGAGTGCTGGATACAGCCAAAGGTACAGGACTGAGCAATATCCCAGCTGTAGTGCCGAGATCTGGGCTCCAGGACCaactgcacctctagccaagcacTGGAATCTACCTGACCATGTGGGAAATTGCCTAGATCCATCCCATTCGCTAAAAGCAGGACCaattcaatctggctaattaccatccaatcagtctactcttaaAATGCTGGAAGGTATTggcgacagtgctatcaagcagcacttgtgcATTGATAAACTACTCACCAATGTCcagttgggttttgccaggaccacttagacttcatcacagccttggaccAATCATGGATCAGAGCTGAATCCCCGAGGTGAGGTAACATCAAGACAGCACTTGTCcgggtgtggcatcaaggagttctgctaaaactgaattcaatggtcgtcaaggggaaaacactcaaGTGGTTGGGTCATCCTTCCCACTAaatgaagatggctgtggttgttggaggctgTTCATTGAAGTCCCAGAACATGTCTACATGCAGCAAAGCCGAGACATCATTCAGGTATTAGCTGATGCATGGCAGGTAACATTTGCACAACACAAATGCCAGGCAGTGAGCATCTCATGTATCAACACCctggggatcaccactgaccacaaaTCAATTGGACCTGCCACATATTTACTGgggctacaagagcagggaagaggctgggtgtcctgtggtaagtgactcacctcctgacatcctaaagcctttccaccatctgcaaaacacttcaaaaaaactcagcaccatccagggcaaCACAACATGCTTGGTTGCATCCATTCACCACTCTCCCCCACTGGGACACAGTGGTTGCGGTGTGCACCATCTCCAACTTGCACTGCAATTGCCCAAGTTACTCTGACATCCCCTAAAActgtgacttctaccaccaagaacaagGACGTCAGGAGcaggggaacatcaccacctgcagattcccctctaagtcactcgccatcccgacttggaattattttgttattcctttgtGGTTGTTGCGTCTAAATATTAGAACTCCCCAACTGCACAGTGGCAGCACCTTTATcacaagaactgcagcagttcaggaaggcagctcactgccgcCTTCTGAATGTCCCACTGGGGATAAGCAATAAGTATTGTTCTTGCCAGTGAGGTCCAcgcaccaaaactgaacacaataaaaaACACTAAAGTTTACAGTGCAggtagtccccaggttacaacatagtcctgttcctgagaactgtttgtaattaagaaatgtatgggagaggatcacagaaagatCACAGTCAGCAGGcttcactgactcggtgagtgaaCCTGGTCAGAacttcccagctctgctcggctccacccagccccaaTTATTGAGGGTtaagctgggggtggggtggggagggaaggcacACAGAAATGCATGGTattcacagtgacttggtagtttggattcagaactggcttgcccatggaagacacaGGATAGTAGTGGAAGGGTGGTCTGGCTCGAGGTCTGCGATTAATGGTtttttgcagggatcagtgctgaggcctcagttgtttgtgatatatatcaaacAACATATAAGTGGTGGATGGAAATATAGATGGGctggtagagttgtggacagtgcagagggcCATCAAAGGTACAGGAGAATATtgatcagttacaaatatgggtggagaagttacagatggagtttaatctgggcaagtgtgaagtgttgccctttgggagggctaaagtaaaagggaaagtatacgatgaatggcaggacccttaacagcattgatgtacagagggatattggggtccaagtctatagcccACGAAAAGTGGccatacaagtagatagggtagtcaagaaggcatatggcatgcttgtcttcattggtcagggcattgagtataagagtcagaaagttgtgttgcagctgtttaaagctttggttaggccacacttggagtgttgtgtgcaattctggtcaccccattacaggaagaatttggaagctatggaaagggtgcagaggaggttcaccagaatgctgcctggattagagggtgtgaggtataaggagaggttggacaaacttaggttctttgctctggagcgttggaggctgaggggagacctaatagaagtttataaaattatgagaggcatcgatagggagctttctcccagggtagaaatgtcaagtactagatgacgtgcatttaaggtgagagagggaaagtttaaaggagctgtgtggggcaagtttttttccacagggagtggtgggtgcctggaacaggctgctaggggtggtggtggaagcagatacactggtggtgtttaagaggctgttaaacacCTGAATatacagggaacggagggatatggatcatgtagaggcagaagagatttaatttaatttggcatcgtattTGGCACAGACGTTGTTtggaggacctgttcctgtgctgtactgttctgtgttctaaacattgctatcatatctccttccatcacctcctctggcagtgcattccaggcacctaccaccgtctgtgtaaaaaaaaaacttcctttgcaaatctcctttaaacttttcccctctgtccttaaatctatgtcctctagtatttgacatttcctccctgcagctcagcagcagccagcaaatccgtcccaccggtctcccaagcCATTTGTGCATACAGGCTGTTCGtaagttgggcgtttgtaactggggaggatctgtaaagGGCTGGTACTAGTCCCTCATGAGCAGCTGGAAGCTGTTGcccaggggaaagatttacataACTGCTTCTCATTCACAACCCGTGCATACCAATGAGTTGCGTGATTACGATTAGTGTCAGAAGTGGACTGCACAACTTGTTAATGTTGCACCTCAAACCTCCCTTTTGTCACAGGCACCACCAGTGGCCAGCCAGTTATGTGACTGGCACATCACCCTCGTGTCATGGCATTCTGATTTATTTCCCCAGGTATAACATGAATTCAGAAGCTAAGAATCTACAACTGTACAGCTGGATGTTTTTACATGGTTTG
Coding sequences within:
- the rps19bp1 gene encoding ribosomal protein S19 binding protein 1 — translated: MSAALVRKGLDLMSEDVTVQGQSRKTNRGHAADADRLVNTSKKERRKQLERIRRQQGRNKATVKGKIVKSALEEYRKNRAADHTEENLQYMLGSKFLTESSVTEKVLTYNQGRKAKDRPKEKKVKKEETSIFSESDFKKFQREYFGTF